In Streptomyces rapamycinicus NRRL 5491, the genomic stretch GCGGTGTGGGCCAGGGGGTGTGAGCGGGAGGCCATGAGCCGCCGGAGCGGGTCGCGGACCAGGATCAGTACCGAGCCGAGGGCGATCAGCCACGGTACGACGGCCTCGAAGGCGGAGGACGGGGTGCCCAGCAGCAGGGCGGCCCCGACCGCGCCGCCCAGTGCCGCGATGGCGGCGAGCCGGAGGAGGCGGTCGCGCTGGCCGCGGAGTTCGGTGCGGGATCCGGCCGCGGTGCCGACGGTGTTGGAGAACAGCGCCACCGTGTTGGTCACGTTCGCGGCCACCGGCGGCAGTCCTACCGCCAGCAGCGCCGGATAGCTGAACAGCGAGGCCAGCCCCGCGATCGAACCGGCGAGCCCGGAGGCCACACCGGCCGACACCAGCAGCGCCGCGGAGCCGATGCCCATCCGTTCCCCACCCCTGTGCCTGTGCCCTGTGCGCCGCGTCGGCGGCGCCGCTTCATCCTCCAGGGAGGCTGTCTTCTATGCAAGACAGTGTTCATGTAGGCGAACACTGCGGCACAGGGGTGTGCTTTTGCGCGTGTTACCAGGTCAGGGCGGTCTGCGCGTCCGTCTGCCAGTACGTGACCTTCGCCGCGCTGTCGACGTAGACCGAGCCGCCGGGCAGTTCGACCGGCTTGGGGTCCTCGCTGCCGTCGATGAAGACCTCGAGCGAGTCGACCTTGCCGCCCTCGTCACCCGAGCCGTCCGCCGCGGAGGTGGTGATGCCCGCGTAGGCGCTCTCGCCCGGGGCGAGCATGACCACGGCCTGCGGCTTGCTGTCCTCGTTCACCGGGGTGGCGGCCTGCGCTTCGGCGCCGAACTTCAGGCCCGGGTAGCCGACCAGCTTGCAGTCCACACCGGCCTTGTTGGTCGCCTTGAGCAGCATGTGGTTGATGGGGCTCTTGACGTGCTGGACGGTGATGGCCGTCTTGTTGATGTCGCAGTCGCCGACCGGCTCGGCCTCGGAGCCGCCCCCGGACTTCTGGGTCTGGGACTTCGCGTCCTTGACGCCCGCGGCGCCGCCCTTGTTGCCGCCCTGGTTCTCCTTGCCGCCCTGGTTCTCCTTGTCGGCCTGGCTCCCCTTGCCGGCCTGGTCCTCCTGGCCGGCGTCGGACTTGCCCGCGCCCTGGTCGTCCGTGGCGGACGCGGGGGCCGTGGCCGACGAGTTCGCCTTGCCCGCGTTGTCGGAGCCGCCGTCTCCGCCCCCGCCGCACGCCGCGGTCAGGCTCAGGGCGGCAGCGGCCACGATGGAGG encodes the following:
- a CDS encoding sulfite exporter TauE/SafE family protein, whose translation is MGIGSAALLVSAGVASGLAGSIAGLASLFSYPALLAVGLPPVAANVTNTVALFSNTVGTAAGSRTELRGQRDRLLRLAAIAALGGAVGAALLLGTPSSAFEAVVPWLIALGSVLILVRDPLRRLMASRSHPLAHTARPTLPLACAVLLVGLYGGYFGAASGVLMLAVLSLTATEPLPVTNAVKNIATGAANVTAAVAYVAVAPVNWPAAITLGLGALLGSWLGPLAVRRLPETPLRIAIALAGLGLAISLWH
- a CDS encoding DUF4232 domain-containing protein; this translates as MNVTAYRRGRTVRTIAASIVAAAALSLTAACGGGGDGGSDNAGKANSSATAPASATDDQGAGKSDAGQEDQAGKGSQADKENQGGKENQGGNKGGAAGVKDAKSQTQKSGGGSEAEPVGDCDINKTAITVQHVKSPINHMLLKATNKAGVDCKLVGYPGLKFGAEAQAATPVNEDSKPQAVVMLAPGESAYAGITTSAADGSGDEGGKVDSLEVFIDGSEDPKPVELPGGSVYVDSAAKVTYWQTDAQTALTW